A window of Rufibacter sp. LB8 contains these coding sequences:
- a CDS encoding NAD(P)-dependent oxidoreductase has translation MEKIKIGVLREGKVPIDKRVPLSPKKCLEVLQAFPKAQLVVQPSPVRCFTDEEYTSLGLPLRENLANCDVLMGVKEVPIDHLIPNKTYFFFSHTIKKQAHNQKLLQAVLAKNITLIDYECITNEQGDRVVAFGRWAGIVGAYNGLLTYGRKWNLFHLKPAHECYDMEDMLEEFFKVKNLPAIKIAVTGGGRVANGALEVLERMKLKQVSVFDYLYKEFNEPVFVQLRSSDYHVRPDVSVWDSKDFYQNPHLYQSTFDKFAKVTDLLMGCAYWNPAAPVLFTPEDMRQPEFKINTVADITCDVDGSIPCTKRVSTIADPAFDYNPETGELAPAYSAEKNITVMAVDNLPCELPRNASRDFGRQLIDEVLPHLVNQDQQGVLARATITKGGQLTERFQYLQDYASGGLTKPE, from the coding sequence ATGGAAAAAATAAAGATTGGCGTGCTGCGCGAAGGAAAAGTGCCGATAGACAAACGCGTGCCGCTCAGCCCCAAAAAATGCTTAGAGGTGTTGCAGGCATTCCCCAAGGCGCAGTTGGTGGTACAGCCCAGCCCGGTGCGCTGCTTCACCGACGAGGAATACACCAGCCTGGGCTTGCCGCTGCGCGAAAACCTGGCCAACTGTGACGTGCTCATGGGCGTGAAGGAAGTGCCCATTGACCACCTTATCCCTAACAAAACGTATTTCTTTTTTTCGCACACTATTAAAAAGCAGGCGCATAACCAAAAGCTGCTGCAGGCGGTGCTGGCCAAAAACATCACGCTTATTGATTATGAGTGTATCACCAATGAGCAGGGAGACAGAGTAGTGGCCTTCGGGCGGTGGGCCGGTATTGTGGGCGCGTACAACGGGTTGCTCACCTATGGCCGCAAATGGAACCTGTTCCACCTCAAACCCGCCCATGAGTGCTATGACATGGAAGACATGCTGGAGGAATTCTTCAAGGTGAAAAACCTGCCCGCCATCAAGATTGCCGTAACCGGCGGCGGGCGCGTGGCCAACGGCGCCCTGGAAGTGCTGGAACGCATGAAGTTAAAACAGGTGAGTGTCTTTGACTACCTCTACAAAGAATTCAATGAGCCGGTGTTTGTGCAGCTGCGCTCCTCAGATTACCATGTTCGGCCAGATGTCTCTGTCTGGGACTCCAAAGATTTCTACCAGAACCCGCACCTTTACCAGTCCACGTTTGACAAATTTGCGAAGGTGACAGATTTGCTCATGGGCTGCGCCTACTGGAACCCCGCCGCGCCCGTGCTCTTCACCCCGGAAGACATGCGCCAGCCAGAATTCAAGATCAACACCGTGGCCGACATTACCTGTGACGTGGACGGCTCCATTCCCTGCACCAAGCGCGTGAGCACCATTGCCGACCCGGCCTTTGATTACAACCCAGAAACCGGGGAATTAGCGCCCGCCTACAGCGCTGAGAAGAACATCACCGTCATGGCGGTTGATAACCTGCCCTGCGAACTTCCGCGCAACGCATCGCGTGATTTTGGCCGCCAGTTGATTGACGAGGTGCTGCCGCATCTGGTGAACCAAGACCAGCAGGGCGTGCTGGCGCGCGCCACCATCACCAAAGGCGGTCAACTCACCGAACGGTTCCAATATCTGCAGGATTACGCCTCCGGCGGATTGACGAAACCGGAGTAA